A region from the Arachis ipaensis cultivar K30076 chromosome B01, Araip1.1, whole genome shotgun sequence genome encodes:
- the LOC107637611 gene encoding zinc finger protein VAR3, chloroplastic-like, with product MIIRSVWKHRVAPTTSFVSSSTSLLSHTLAPEKEQQSPPLLVSHPWPEWIHLIDFLLKRGYFVANHELSFGPKELSNAIRTACLNFGRDHFDLLRFLPRKDIANTVAFGCPSLDRKVINSAKRLRAHLNFDEGNVCSSCNLRGECDRAFVKAREDQGGRTVDVMRIILTYGLDPIIGSVDNKTCLKKNVKESVRSLLNEIVEHSTSNKNPYLPDTTEAVPEQLHPDRQDKGNIDVPMKQGDWVCPKCNFLNFARNIRCLRCDSLCEQKIKQFKEDNNHLPLKKGDWICNTCNFLNFAKNTRCFQCKEKPPKRHLNPGEWECDSCNYINFRRNMVCLKCDHRRPKASSLQPEQEHNNHHKNNKLTHSGHQVGCRDKSLMESERQNSRRGSLTWRFVEDKNENHKRSSKLKDPSQFIDFPIAGGKTSLSEPQRREAYKNELLSQSETDDDLWSDDNVSTDEEEMSEWFGSAKKVR from the exons ATGATCATACGAAGTGTTTGGAAGCATCGTGTGGCTCCAACAACTTCCTTCGTCTCCTCCTCAACTTCACTACTCTCTCACACTCTCGCGCCGGAGAAGGAACAACAATCGCCGCCGCTTCTCGTTTCGCACCCCTGGCCTGAATGGATTCACCTCATCGACTTCCTGCTCAAGAGAGGCTACTTTGTTGCCAATCACGAACTCAGTTTTGGTCCAAAAGAATTATCCAATGCTATTAGGACCGCATGCCTCAATTTCGGTAGAGACCATTTTGATCTTTTGAG GTTCTTGCCTAGAAAAGATATAGCAAATACTGTAGCATTCGGATGTCCTAGCTTAGACAGGAAAGTGATAAACTCAGCGAAGCGTCTGAGGGCACATTTGAACTTTGATGAGGGAAAT GTTTGCAGCTCCTGTAATTTGAGAGGGGAATGCGACAGGGCATTCGTGAAGGCCCGTGAAGATCAAGGTGGAAGAACAGTAGATGTTATGCGCATTATTTTGACTTATGGTCTTGACCCAATTATCGGTTCGGTGGATAACAAAACATGTCTAAAAAAGAATGTCAAAGAATCTGTGAGAAGTCTTCTCAACGAAATAGTAGAGCACAGTACTAGCAACAAAAATCCTTATCTTCCAGACACCACGGAGGCTGTTCCTGAACAACTGCACCCAGATCGGCAAGACAAGGGCAACATAGATGTTCCTATGAAGCAAGGCGACTGGGTTTGTCCCAA ATGCAACTTCCTCAACTTCGCCAGAAATATCAGGTGCTTGCGCTGCGACAGTCTATGTGAGCAAAAAATTAAGCAATTTAAGGAGGATAACAACCACCTACCGTTGAAGAAAGGAGACTGGATATGCAACAC ATGCAACTTCCTAAATTTCGCAAAGAACACAAGAtgttttcaatgcaaagaaaagcCTCCCAAGCGGCACCTTAATCCAGGGGAGTGGGAATGCGACTC GTGTAACTACATCAATTTCAGAAGAAACATGGTTTGTCTCAAATGTGATCACAGACGGCCTAAGGCGTCTTCTCTTCAACCCGAACAAGAACATAACAACCATCATAAGAATAACAAATTGACACATTCAGGACATCAGGTTGGTTGCCGTGACAAATCGCTGATGGAGTCAGAAAGACAGAACAGCAGGAGAGGTTCACTTACTTGGAGATTCGTAGAGGATAAAAATGAAAATCACAAGCGCTCAAGTAAATTGAAGGATCCCTCTCAATTTATTGATTTTCCTATTGCTGGAGGTAAGACCAGCTTATCTGAGCCACAAAGAAGAGAAGCATATAAGAATGAGTTGCTGAGTCAGAGTGAAACAGATGATGACTTATGGTCTGATGATAACGTGAGTACTGATGAGGAAGAGATGTCTGAATGGTTTGGGAGTGCAAAGAAAGTAAGGTAG
- the LOC107637248 gene encoding uncharacterized protein LOC107637248 isoform X2, whose amino-acid sequence MWGRCWCSGGAVFGSLRKRVSSIVNISDGYVKKLGPFDPYLLGLKGVVMGAVERRGASLSIVVLNQIKNRGISSSKLVKSSDQRFFSNSSSKNSCGDGDDNGGVTVSNGGTQEFISYSEAKKLLRLVNVETLKMRLGMEGKEVIPYTELLEACESTGIARSKEEAIAFSKVLDEAGVILLFRDKVYLHPDKEFDLVVSTEPITITKVKWDRICQFSSRSNICLMIRSSEQCKILWGVYHRLQSNCKGSTWSDTNYLLSSSSGGSGSKGCSASTDCRRRSCEGGDKEAAGEKRGN is encoded by the exons ATGTGGGGTAGGTGTTGGTGTTCTGGTGGTGCAGTTTTTGGATCTTTGAGGAAAAGGGTATCTTCAATTGTTAATATAAGTGATGGGTATGTGAAAAAGCTTGGTCCTTTTGATCCTTATTTGTTGGGTTTGAAGGGTGTGGTTATGGGTGCTGTGGAAAGAAGAGGGGCATCTTTATCGATTGTTGTTCTGAACCAGATCAAGAATAGAGgtatatcttcttcaaaattggTTAAATCTTCTGATCAGAGGTTCTTTTCCAACAGCAGCAGCAAAAATTCTTGTGGTGATGGTGATGATAACGGTGGTGTTACTGTTAGCAATGGTGGAACACAAGAATTCATATCATACTCTGAAGCAAAGAAGCTATTGAGATTGGTGAATGTGGAGACACTGAAGATGAGACTTGGAATGGAAGGGAAGGAAGTTATTCCTTACACTGAACTTCTCGAAGCTTGTGAGAGCACTGGTATTGCTAGGAGTAAAGAGGAAGCTATAGCATTCTCCAAGGTTCTTGATGAAGCTGGTGTTATTCTCCTTTTCAGAGATAAGGTGTATCTCCACCCTGATAAG GAGTTTGATCTAGTGGTGTCAACAGAACCGATCACTATAACTAAGGTCAAATGGGACCGAATATGCCAGTTTAGCAGTAGAAGTAACATATGTCTGATGATTCGGTCTTCAGAGCAATGTAAAATTCTTTGGGGTGTGTACCATCGCCTCCAATCTAATTGCAAGGGATCTACCTGGTCTGATACAAACTATCTATTGAGTTCAAGca GTGGTGGATCTGGTTCGAAGGGCTGTTCCGCTAGCACTGACTGCAGACGACGATCCTGTGAGGGAGGAGATAAAGaagctgcaggagaaaaaagagGAAATTGA
- the LOC107637248 gene encoding calcium uniporter protein 5, mitochondrial isoform X1, with translation MWGRCWCSGGAVFGSLRKRVSSIVNISDGYVKKLGPFDPYLLGLKGVVMGAVERRGASLSIVVLNQIKNRGISSSKLVKSSDQRFFSNSSSKNSCGDGDDNGGVTVSNGGTQEFISYSEAKKLLRLVNVETLKMRLGMEGKEVIPYTELLEACESTGIARSKEEAIAFSKVLDEAGVILLFRDKVYLHPDKVVDLVRRAVPLALTADDDPVREEIKKLQEKKEEIDILAHKQVRRILWSGLGFGVVTVGLFFRLTFWEFSWDVMEPIAFFTTTTGLVIGYAYFLFTSRDPTYQDLMKRLFLSRQRKLFKRYNFDVERFKELQCKCRTPLDANTVLKNRIGVHLDLDDAIHRD, from the exons ATGTGGGGTAGGTGTTGGTGTTCTGGTGGTGCAGTTTTTGGATCTTTGAGGAAAAGGGTATCTTCAATTGTTAATATAAGTGATGGGTATGTGAAAAAGCTTGGTCCTTTTGATCCTTATTTGTTGGGTTTGAAGGGTGTGGTTATGGGTGCTGTGGAAAGAAGAGGGGCATCTTTATCGATTGTTGTTCTGAACCAGATCAAGAATAGAGgtatatcttcttcaaaattggTTAAATCTTCTGATCAGAGGTTCTTTTCCAACAGCAGCAGCAAAAATTCTTGTGGTGATGGTGATGATAACGGTGGTGTTACTGTTAGCAATGGTGGAACACAAGAATTCATATCATACTCTGAAGCAAAGAAGCTATTGAGATTGGTGAATGTGGAGACACTGAAGATGAGACTTGGAATGGAAGGGAAGGAAGTTATTCCTTACACTGAACTTCTCGAAGCTTGTGAGAGCACTGGTATTGCTAGGAGTAAAGAGGAAGCTATAGCATTCTCCAAGGTTCTTGATGAAGCTGGTGTTATTCTCCTTTTCAGAGATAAGGTGTATCTCCACCCTGATAAG GTGGTGGATCTGGTTCGAAGGGCTGTTCCGCTAGCACTGACTGCAGACGACGATCCTGTGAGGGAGGAGATAAAGaagctgcaggagaaaaaagagGAAATTGATATTTTGGCCCACAAGCAGGTTCGGCGCATCCTTTGGTCCGGACTAGGATTTGGTGTAGTTACTGTTGGCTTATTCTTTCGGCTAACATTCTGGGAATTTTCCTGGGACGTAATGGAACCTATCGCCTTCTTTACAACGACAACAGGTTTAGTCATAGGTTACGCCTACTTTCTATTCACTTCAAGAGACCCAACTTACCAAGACTTAATGAAGAGGCTCTTCCTCTCAAGACAGAGGAAGCTTTTCAAGCGGTATAACTTCGACGTTGAGAGATTCAAGGAGCTCCAGTGCAAGTGCAGAACACCATTAGATGCTAACACTGTTTTGAAGAATCGCATAGGGGTGCATCTTGATCTCGACGATGCTATACATAGAGATTGA
- the LOC107637400 gene encoding bifunctional bis(5'-adenosyl)-triphosphatase/adenylylsulfatase FHIT isoform X1, with protein sequence MAPEYYDFGPYKIHHSSVFYTNDLCFAFVNLRPAVPGHVLICPKREVKRVADLTAEEITDLWMISQKVGRQLESYHKASSLTFCIQDGPQAGQSVPHVHIHILPRMSRDYENNDDIYEDINKKEKELKEKLEVDKERKDRSLEEMALEADEYRKFII encoded by the exons ATGGCTCCTGAATACTACGATTTTGGACCATACAAGATCCATCACAGTTCAGTGTTCTATACAAATGATCTGTGTTTCGCCTTTGTCAACCTCCGTCCGGCTGTGCCTGGT CATGTTCTGATCTGTCCAAAGCGCGAAGTCAAGCGTGTTGCTGATCTCACTGCTGAAGAGATCACTGATCTGTGGATGATATCACAGAAAGTTGGTAGGCAGCTTGAGAGCTATCATAAGGCATCATCACTTACATTTTGTATCCAA GATGGGCCACAAGCAGGTCAATCAGTACCTCATGTTCATATCCATATCCTTCCTCGGATGAGTCGTGATTATGAGAACAATGATGACATTTATGAAGAT ataaataaaaaggagaaaGAGTTGAAAGAAAAGCTTGAGGTGGATAAAGAGAGGAAAGACAGAAGCCTTGAAGAAATGGCTCTTGAGGCAGATGAGTACAGAAAATTCATCATTTGA
- the LOC107637400 gene encoding bifunctional bis(5'-adenosyl)-triphosphatase/adenylylsulfatase FHIT isoform X2, with amino-acid sequence MICVSPLSTSVRLCLREVKRVADLTAEEITDLWMISQKVGRQLESYHKASSLTFCIQDGPQAGQSVPHVHIHILPRMSRDYENNDDIYEDINKKEKELKEKLEVDKERKDRSLEEMALEADEYRKFII; translated from the exons ATGATCTGTGTTTCGCCTTTGTCAACCTCCGTCCGGCTGTGCCTG CGCGAAGTCAAGCGTGTTGCTGATCTCACTGCTGAAGAGATCACTGATCTGTGGATGATATCACAGAAAGTTGGTAGGCAGCTTGAGAGCTATCATAAGGCATCATCACTTACATTTTGTATCCAA GATGGGCCACAAGCAGGTCAATCAGTACCTCATGTTCATATCCATATCCTTCCTCGGATGAGTCGTGATTATGAGAACAATGATGACATTTATGAAGAT ataaataaaaaggagaaaGAGTTGAAAGAAAAGCTTGAGGTGGATAAAGAGAGGAAAGACAGAAGCCTTGAAGAAATGGCTCTTGAGGCAGATGAGTACAGAAAATTCATCATTTGA